The Bacillus sp. Bos-x628 genome segment GCTCTCATATGTAGTCTTTTGAACCATTTTGTGAAACAAATATGTTATATGAGAAATGTATAGCGGTAAACAAAAACAACCTGCTTACATGATGTAAGCAGGTTGAAAATAATAAAATTAGAATTATCGTGGCTCAACAATCAATTTGATCGCTGTTCTTTCTTCTCCATCGATAAGAATGTCAGTAAAGGCTGGAATGCATATCAAATCCACTCCGCTTGGTGCAACAAATCCCCTTGCAATGGCGACAGCCTTGACTGCCTGATTCAGAGCTCCAGCGCCTATTGCTTGTATTTCTGCTGCACCGCGTTCACGTAAAACGCCGGCTAATGCTCCTGCTACTGAATTCGGATTTGACTTTGCTGAAACTTTTAAAATTTCCATTTCTGCTCCCCCTTAAATTTACAATGGATAAGTGAGTGTTCATTAGAACAATCTTTGTTAGATGGTGCTATTTTTTTGAAAATCCATCCCCAAAATGTTTTTCAAAAATAGCAGGGTACTTACCATTTTTACTATATTCACGATAGAGGGTGCATATTCCTTCTTTCTGATTAATATTTTTCTGAAATAAATAAGTGAACGTTTATTCAAAGAACATATGGTCATCATTTATCAAAATTCGATCAATTTTGACAGCTTTTTTCGACTGTTCGTCAATTTCTACGATAACAGCACTTAACGTTGTCCGGCCTTCCGCCATTTCAAATCGTACAGGCAAGCTTGTTTTGAATCGTTTAATGATGGTTTCCCGGTCTACACCTAAAATGCCATCATAAGGACCGGTCATGCCAACATCTGAAATATAAGCGGTTCCTTTTGGAAGCACCCGATTATCAGCTGTTTGAACGTGTGTATGCGTTCCAACGACACAAGATGCACGACCATCCGTGTACCAGCCCATTGCTAGCTTTTCACTAGTCGCTTCACCATGAAAATCAATAAAAATAAAAGGTGTCCGTTTTGAAGCTTCCGCAAGAAGTTCATCTACTTTTTGAAATGGGCAATCAATTGGCGGTAAAAATGTGCGTCCCTGCAAGTTCATCACAGCAAGTTCTTTTCCTTGTTTTTGAATAAACGTTAACCCTTTTCCAGGTGTACCTTCCGGGAAATTAGCTGGACGGACAATATTCGCTGCATCATCGATAAAGTCGAAAATGTCTCTTTTATCCCATGTGTGGTTTCCCATTGTAAGCACGTCAGCCCCTGCTTGTAATAGTTCGTGATATATCTTTTCTGTCAGACCCTTTCCATGAGCAGCATTCTCTCCGTTTACAATTGTAAAGTGAGGCTGGTATTTTCTTTTAAGCTTTGGCAAATATTCTTTTAACATGTCTCTTCCAGGTGAACCGACTATATCTCCAACAAATAAAATTTTCATGCGTTTTGAACCCTTTCTCTGATAAAGTGACGTTCTATAAGTGTTGCATATCTACATAAAAAAATAAAGCGGCGCTAAGCGCACCGCTCTATTTTGCATACTCTACTGCGCGAGTTTCTCGAATGACCGTAACCTTAATATGGCCAGGGTAATCAAGCTCGTCCTCAATTCGCTTACGAATATCCCTTGCTAGACGGTGAGCTTCAAGATCATTAATTGAATCTGGCTTCACCATTATACGTACTTCACGTCCAGCCTGTATTGCAAACGATTTTTCAACACCTTCATAAGATTCAGAGATATCTTCTAGCTTTTCAAGTCTCCGAATGTAATTTTCAAGCGTCTCACTTCTTGCACCAGGGCGTGCTGCAGATAAAGCATCCGCTGCAGCAACAAGAACAGCGATAATCGATGTCGGTTCTTGGTCACCATGGTGAGAGGCAATACTGTTGATGACAACAGGATGCTCTTTATATTTCGTCGCAAGCTCAACGCCAATTTCTACGTGGCTTCCTTCTACTTCATGATCAATGGCTTTCCCGATGTCATGCAGAAGACCTGCTCGTTTCGCAAGCTTCGCATCTTCTCCAAGCTCTGAAGCCATGAGACCTGCTAAATGTGCAACCTCAATTGAATGCTTCAGGACATTTTGTCCATAGCTTGTACGGAATTTCAAGCGTCCGAGAATTTTGATAAGATCCGGATGCAAACCATGAACACCGACTTCAAATGTCGTTTGTTCACCCATTTCCCGAATATAATCATCGACTTCGCGGCGAGATTTTTCTACCATTTCTTCAATTCGTGCAGGATGAATGCGGCCATCCTGGACTAGCTTATCGAGAGCTATCCTTGCTGTTTCACGTCTAATCGGATCAAAGCCCGATAATATAACAGCTTCAGGTGTATCATCAATGATCAGATCAATACCTGTTAACGTTTCTAACGTACGGATATTTCGTCCTTCACGTCCGATAATACGACCTTTCATCTCATCATTTGGAAGATTGACGACAGATACCGTTGTTTCAGCTACATGATCAGCCGCACAACGCTGTAACGCAAGTGAAAGAATGTTTTTCGCTTTTTTATCAGCTTCTTCTTTCGCTCGGTTTTCGGATTCTTTCGTCATGACTGCAATGTCGTGGGAAAGCTCATTTTCAACTTGATCCAGAATGATTTGTTTCGCTTCATCTCGAGTTAGACTAGAAATACGTTCTAACTCAGCTTTCTGCAAACGAATCATATCATCCACTTTGCTTTCCATCTCTTCAATATGTTGTTGTCGTTCATGCAGAGAATGATCTTTCTTCTCCAACAGGGACTCCCGTTTATCTAAAGATTCGTCTTTGCGATCAAGATTTTCCTCTTTTTGAAGTAAACGGTTTTCTTGTCTTTGAAGCTCATTACGCCTTTCACGAACTTCTTGCTCCGCTTCTACACGAAACGAATGAATTTCATCTTTCGCTTCCAAGAGCGCTTCTTTCTTCAATGCTTCCGCATCACGCTTTGCATCCTCAACAATTTGTTCGGCCAAGTTTCTTGCGCCGGATATTTTTGCTTCTGCAATGGTTTTACGAACAAAGTAGCCAACAACTAAACAGATTAGGCTCAGCAAAATGGAGATGATCGTAAACATCATCGTAGGCGACATTTTTTCACCTCCTCTTGCTATGAACTTGGTTTTACAAATAAAGTGTCGGCGTGTACATTGTCTTGTGTCTCAACATACAGGACCTTCACAGGGAATGAGATTCTCACTGCCCTTGTCAAGTTTAAATTAGTTATCAATCATGTTAAGAAAAACAAGTGATACATTTCCATTGTAATTGTGTCGGAAATACTTGTCAAGCTAGTCAGACTGAGGTGCAAGTCGTTATTTCAAGCAAAGACAGAACTTTTGTGCTACTGACTATCATGCTATTGTAAAAAAAAGACGCTTTTCAGCGTCTTGCATCTTTTTACTCATTAAATTCCAATTCTTCTTGTTCTTCTTCAATTGGTTTCACTCCGTTTGTATTTAAACCGTAGTGTTCCCTGATTTGTTCTTGAATCATTAGAAGGATATCTTTGTTTTCTTTCAGGAACTGTTTCGCATTTTCGCGGCCTTGTCCAAGGCGTTCCTCTTGGTAAGAATACCAAGCACCGCTCTTTTGTACAATATC includes the following:
- the spoVS gene encoding stage V sporulation protein SpoVS, which gives rise to MEILKVSAKSNPNSVAGALAGVLRERGAAEIQAIGAGALNQAVKAVAIARGFVAPSGVDLICIPAFTDILIDGEERTAIKLIVEPR
- a CDS encoding TIGR00282 family metallophosphoesterase, yielding MKILFVGDIVGSPGRDMLKEYLPKLKRKYQPHFTIVNGENAAHGKGLTEKIYHELLQAGADVLTMGNHTWDKRDIFDFIDDAANIVRPANFPEGTPGKGLTFIQKQGKELAVMNLQGRTFLPPIDCPFQKVDELLAEASKRTPFIFIDFHGEATSEKLAMGWYTDGRASCVVGTHTHVQTADNRVLPKGTAYISDVGMTGPYDGILGVDRETIIKRFKTSLPVRFEMAEGRTTLSAVIVEIDEQSKKAVKIDRILINDDHMFFE
- the rny gene encoding ribonuclease Y, with amino-acid sequence MSPTMMFTIISILLSLICLVVGYFVRKTIAEAKISGARNLAEQIVEDAKRDAEALKKEALLEAKDEIHSFRVEAEQEVRERRNELQRQENRLLQKEENLDRKDESLDKRESLLEKKDHSLHERQQHIEEMESKVDDMIRLQKAELERISSLTRDEAKQIILDQVENELSHDIAVMTKESENRAKEEADKKAKNILSLALQRCAADHVAETTVSVVNLPNDEMKGRIIGREGRNIRTLETLTGIDLIIDDTPEAVILSGFDPIRRETARIALDKLVQDGRIHPARIEEMVEKSRREVDDYIREMGEQTTFEVGVHGLHPDLIKILGRLKFRTSYGQNVLKHSIEVAHLAGLMASELGEDAKLAKRAGLLHDIGKAIDHEVEGSHVEIGVELATKYKEHPVVINSIASHHGDQEPTSIIAVLVAAADALSAARPGARSETLENYIRRLEKLEDISESYEGVEKSFAIQAGREVRIMVKPDSINDLEAHRLARDIRKRIEDELDYPGHIKVTVIRETRAVEYAK